One stretch of Salmo trutta chromosome 7, fSalTru1.1, whole genome shotgun sequence DNA includes these proteins:
- the LOC115196714 gene encoding protein FAM107B isoform X2: MAEPDYLEGDCEELIKPKKLLNPVKSSRNHQDLHRELMMNQKRGLAPQNKPELQKVLEKRKREQVLKAQREEQEAHTKRSDLEIELMKRQQKLEQLELDQQKDEEEQENTPEFVKMKSNLRRTKQEANGEELTT; encoded by the exons ATGGCTGAGCCGGACTATCTGGAGGGGGACTGCGAGGAGCTGATCAAACCCAAGAAGCTGTTGAACCCAGTCAAGAGCTCCAGAAACCACCAGGACCTCCATCGAGAACTCATGATGAACCAAAAGAG GGGCCTAGCTCCCCAGAACAAACCAGAGCTCCAGAAGGTtctggagaagaggaagagagagcaggtcCTCAAGGCCcagagggaggagcaggaggcccACACCAAGAGGAGCGACCTGGAGATAGAGCTCATGAAGAGACAACAGAAACTGgaacag CTTGAGTTGGACCAGCAGAAGgatgaggaggagcaggagaacaCCCCTGAGTTTGTGAAGATGAAGAGCAACCTGAGAAGGACCAAGCAGGAGGCCAATGGGGAGGAACTTACCACTTAG
- the LOC115196714 gene encoding protein FAM107B isoform X1: MATMCRIPVFPHLLQDRCVDPGLSLSLVRSVMAEPDYLEGDCEELIKPKKLLNPVKSSRNHQDLHRELMMNQKRGLAPQNKPELQKVLEKRKREQVLKAQREEQEAHTKRSDLEIELMKRQQKLEQLELDQQKDEEEQENTPEFVKMKSNLRRTKQEANGEELTT, encoded by the exons ATGGCAACTATGTGTAGAATACCAGTTTTTCCTCACCTCCTGCAGG ATCGGTGTGTGGACccaggtctgtctctgtctctggtcagGAGTGTAATGGCTGAGCCGGACTATCTGGAGGGGGACTGCGAGGAGCTGATCAAACCCAAGAAGCTGTTGAACCCAGTCAAGAGCTCCAGAAACCACCAGGACCTCCATCGAGAACTCATGATGAACCAAAAGAG GGGCCTAGCTCCCCAGAACAAACCAGAGCTCCAGAAGGTtctggagaagaggaagagagagcaggtcCTCAAGGCCcagagggaggagcaggaggcccACACCAAGAGGAGCGACCTGGAGATAGAGCTCATGAAGAGACAACAGAAACTGgaacag CTTGAGTTGGACCAGCAGAAGgatgaggaggagcaggagaacaCCCCTGAGTTTGTGAAGATGAAGAGCAACCTGAGAAGGACCAAGCAGGAGGCCAATGGGGAGGAACTTACCACTTAG